The following proteins come from a genomic window of Alosa sapidissima isolate fAloSap1 chromosome 22, fAloSap1.pri, whole genome shotgun sequence:
- the LOC121697394 gene encoding uncharacterized protein LOC121697394, which translates to MEVRGERGCFMEAMRAIFNTIRDRLRPRRARQRTKNYRICRNSAMAMTKSEKKTDPKKHLSSGLNTRLTKRNHSAETANMDTAGRRMQEDGAPGELKERLKSSLRAVQVRRKPHWVLQRGWGQNKMEDTQAGEDLQPTETASEKANMEDTLLEENLQPAEPASEKAKMEDLQPAEPASWVVAYGQMWQEITEQDGPVLCSNMPIIYSGSGSSCHFPAEWALDHLMEEQRSSENKDGPVSERANMEETEAGEDVQPGEPASWVVAYGQMWQEITEQDGPVLCSNMPIIYW; encoded by the exons atggaggtgagaggagagcgTGGCTGCTTCATGGAAGCCATGAGAGCCATCTTCAATACCATCCGAGACCGGCTCAGACCAAGGAGGGCACGACAGAGGACAAAGAATTATAGAATCTGTCGCAACTCTGCCATGGCCATGACCAAGTCAGAGAAAAAGACTGACCCGAAGAAACATCTATCATCTGGGCTGAACACCAGGTTGACCAAGAGAAACCACTCAGCTGAAACCGCTAACATGGACACTGCTGGAAGAAGGATGCAGGAAGATGGAGCTCCTGGAGAACTTAAGGAAAGACTGAAGTCTTCTCTGCGGGCTGTTCAAGTGAGGCGCAAGCCACACTGGGTGCTCCAGAGAGGCTGGGGACAAAACAAGATGGAGGACACTCAGGCCGGAGAGGATCTTCAGCCTACTGAAACAGCCAGTGAAAAGGCCAATATGGAGGATACTCTGCTTGAGGAGAATCTTCAGCCTGCTGAACCAGCCAGTGAGAAGGCAAAAATGGAGGATCTTCAGCCTGCTGAACCAGCAA GCTGGGTTGTGGCCTATGGCCAGATGTGGCAGGAAATAACCGAGCAAGATGGTCCTGTGCTTTGCAGCAACATGCCCATCATATACT CCGGCTCTGGCTCTAGCTGCCATTTCCCGGCTGAATGGGCCCTTGACCACCTGATGGAGGAGCAGAGGTCATCAGAGAACAAGGATGGACCAGTCAGTGAGAGGGCAAACATGGAGGAGACTGAGGCCGGAGAGGATGTGCAGCCTGGTGAACCAGCAA GCTGGGTTGTGGCCTATGGCCAGATGTGGCAGGAAATAACCGAACAAGATGGTCCTGTGCTTTGCAGCAACATGCCCATCATATACT GGTGA